In Helicobacter ibis, the sequence TAATAATAAAAATATATTATTTTTATTAAAATAATAAAAAATATAAATGGAACTGTAATGAGAATAAGGGATATTGAGGTTTTTTTAGATATTTTAAAGACAAAAAGCCCAACAACAACTGCTGAAAACTTTAAAACAACGCAGCCAAACATATCAGTAATAATAAAAAATTTAGAAAGCATAATAGGGGAGGTTTTGTTTGAAAGAAAGGGCAAAAAGTTGCTTCCAACGTCAAAGGCACTATTTTTGGGTAGCATGTGGCTAGAGGTGGTAGAGAAATATTATGAGAGTTTTGAAGTGCTGGGAGATGATGAGTTACATGGGGAGCTAAAGATAGCCTCAACACACACCATAGGGGAATATCTACTCCCATCAATATTGTTTGATTTTGCAAGTGAATACCAAAAGATTCAAATAAACTCTCAAATACATAACACAAAAGAATGCTTAAAGCTACTTAAAAATGGTGATGTTGATTTTGTGCTTGTAGAGGGAGAAATAAGTCAGAATCTAGCAGAAAAAGAGGGCTTTATAAGGGAGGTGTTGCAAAAAGATGAACTAGTTGTTGCTTGTAATGACTTTCTTTTAGCTTCAAAGCCTAGATATATTGATGAGCTATTGGATAGGAAATGGATTTTTAGAGAGTATGGTTCAGGCCTTAGAGATAAGTTTTTAGATTCAATTGGTGATATACAAAGCGAGATTCCTATATTTTTAGAGATAGATAGGATAAGTGCCATTAAGAATTTAGTTATAAATAAAGGTGCTATTTCTGTGTTTTCAAAGTTAGCCATTAAAGATGAGCTAGAATCTAAAAAGCTTTTTGCAATTGAGATTATAAATTTGAATCCTGATAGGTATTTTTATTCGCTAAGACGAAAATCAACCCCATTTAATAAAGTAATATCAAGATTTGAAAAATATATGATAGATAGAATCTAATTGACATTAGATTCTATATTTTAAAATGTTCCAGTTAAAGACAGCCAGAATCTTCTCCCCTCCTCAACTCTATTATATGCATTGTAATATCCGCTACCATCATAAATGAATTCGTTGGTAAAATCTTTATTTAAGAGATTGTATATTCCGCCATTTAATGTCCAGTTAGGATTGATTTCATAACTAGCACCAAATGATAATAGAAATATATTTTTATATGTTTTTCCTAAGCTTTCGTATTCGCTTGGATCCCTGTATCTATCTCCTTGCCATTCCGCTTTTATGTATGGTGTAAAATTTAATATTTTATAACTAGCTTTTGCATTTATGTTGTGTTTTAATGTATATGCCACTTGTGTGCCTATGGTTTCTTTTGCTAGAGATTCTTTTATATTACTATCTGTATAGCTATATCCAAAATCAAAGTTTAAATTCTCAAAAGGAGAAATTCCGGCTTGAAGTTCTATGCCCCTGTATTCAACTTCGCCATGATTTATTGCTTGAGAGCAAGTTGTCCTGCCTCCAAATGGTGTGCAGATTCTATTTGTATTTGGCACTATTGCGTCTTTTTGGATAGAAACACTGCTTATTTTATCTTTGAAATCTGTAATATAGCCAGTTGCTCCAATATAGAATAAATCTGTATTATAGTATATGGAGGCCTCATAGTTTATAGATGTTTCTTCTGTTAGGTTTGGGTTGCCAAATATTGGCACTGCGCCTTGCCCTCCATAATTGTATTCTCCGGGTATTAATAAATTTGGCTCTGGTGCCTTAAAGCCTGTGGAGATTCCTCCTTTTAGTGTTAGATTGTCTGTAGGATTATAGACAACATATGCTCTTGGTGATATATTATTTCCAAATGTTTCGTGATAATTATATCTAGCACCAAGTGTTAAATTCAGTTTATCTGTGATTGATATTTCATCTTCTCCAAAAATAGCTATTGAATATTGATCAAAATTTGTAGGATTTGCTATTTTATCTTGCATTTTTTCTAACCTGTATTCTCCTCCTAAAGTTATCATATTCTTGTCGCCAATTAATGTGGTAACTTTTGTATCTGCTATATATGTCTGTGCTAGAATATCTCTATTTTCGCCAAGATATTTTACGCTTTTATCCCCAACTACTTCCCTGCCATCATTTGATACGCTGTTGTATTGTATACCAGAGTTTATTACGAAATTATCATAAGCTCCCTCATGCGTTAAGTAAGTAACAATTTTTTCAAATCCCATAGAGTCCGTGTATCCACCAGTTAATCCACCTTCAGAATTAGGCTTAGTAAGTGTCCCTATTTGAGATTTATTGTTATTATATTTATTTAGTCCATAGTCAAAATCTAAAATAATAGTGTTGTTATCATTTGGTGTATATGTTAATTTTGTTCCTATGTTGTGCAAGTTTGCTCTTGTTGGGTTTTGAGGTCCTGCTACACTTGGGGATAAGATTTCTCCATTTTGTTGTCTAAATTCTACGCTAGAACCCTCTCTATAATATTCTCTTAACCTAAGCGTCAAACCTAATTTATCATTTATTAGAGGACCTGAAGTATATAGAGATGTGCCATAATAATTTCCCCATTTAGAATCTTGATTAAAGATTCCTTCTGTTTGTATGCTCGCACTCCATGTGTTAGATATTTTTTTAGTTATTATATTTATAACACCACCTAATGCATCTGAACCATACAAAGTTGACATAGGTCCTTTTATTATCTCTATCCTTTCTATAGATGATAATGGTGGCATAAATACACTTGGGGCTTCACTAAATCCATTTGGTCCAATTTGACCGCTTACACTTTGTCTTCTACCATCTATTAGGATTAAAGTATATCCTGTAATTCCTCTCATTGTTATTAAATATGAGCCAGTCTTACCTTTTGAAGCATGTAAATCCACTCCGGGTATATCAGATATAGCTTCTGCAATATCTCTATAAGGCTTTGTTG encodes:
- a CDS encoding LysR substrate-binding domain-containing protein → MRIRDIEVFLDILKTKSPTTTAENFKTTQPNISVIIKNLESIIGEVLFERKGKKLLPTSKALFLGSMWLEVVEKYYESFEVLGDDELHGELKIASTHTIGEYLLPSILFDFASEYQKIQINSQIHNTKECLKLLKNGDVDFVLVEGEISQNLAEKEGFIREVLQKDELVVACNDFLLASKPRYIDELLDRKWIFREYGSGLRDKFLDSIGDIQSEIPIFLEIDRISAIKNLVINKGAISVFSKLAIKDELESKKLFAIEIINLNPDRYFYSLRRKSTPFNKVISRFEKYMIDRI
- the cfrA gene encoding TonB-dependent ferric enterobactin receptor CfrA, with protein sequence MSKFTKYTGILSIILPIISNANEEYRLDKSVVSASGFMQDVKEAPATISVITKEELSTKPYRDIAEAISDIPGVDLHASKGKTGSYLITMRGITGYTLILIDGRRQSVSGQIGPNGFSEAPSVFMPPLSSIERIEIIKGPMSTLYGSDALGGVINIITKKISNTWSASIQTEGIFNQDSKWGNYYGTSLYTSGPLINDKLGLTLRLREYYREGSSVEFRQQNGEILSPSVAGPQNPTRANLHNIGTKLTYTPNDNNTIILDFDYGLNKYNNNKSQIGTLTKPNSEGGLTGGYTDSMGFEKIVTYLTHEGAYDNFVINSGIQYNSVSNDGREVVGDKSVKYLGENRDILAQTYIADTKVTTLIGDKNMITLGGEYRLEKMQDKIANPTNFDQYSIAIFGEDEISITDKLNLTLGARYNYHETFGNNISPRAYVVYNPTDNLTLKGGISTGFKAPEPNLLIPGEYNYGGQGAVPIFGNPNLTEETSINYEASIYYNTDLFYIGATGYITDFKDKISSVSIQKDAIVPNTNRICTPFGGRTTCSQAINHGEVEYRGIELQAGISPFENLNFDFGYSYTDSNIKESLAKETIGTQVAYTLKHNINAKASYKILNFTPYIKAEWQGDRYRDPSEYESLGKTYKNIFLLSFGASYEINPNWTLNGGIYNLLNKDFTNEFIYDGSGYYNAYNRVEEGRRFWLSLTGTF